The following are encoded in a window of Microcaecilia unicolor chromosome 7, aMicUni1.1, whole genome shotgun sequence genomic DNA:
- the SERTM2 gene encoding serine-rich and transmembrane domain-containing 2 produces the protein MTEVYFKYREHPTVHAPPLPTVATDSSSDKYANLYMYVGLFLGLLAVLLILLFTMLLRLKHVISPITTNPESTETVPQFTDVEMQGRTPSV, from the coding sequence ATGACTGAGGTGTATTTCAAGTACCGTGAACATCCTACTGTCCATGCTCCTCCATTACCGACTGTGGCTACGGACAGCAGCTCTGACAAATACGCCAACCTCTACATGTATGTGGGTTTGTTTTTGGGACTCCTGGCTGTCCTCCTGATCCTGCTGTTCACCATGCTCTTACGCCTGAAGCATGTCATCTCACCCATTACAACCAACCCAGAGAGCACTGAAACCGTCCCGCAATTCACTGATGTAGAAATGCAAGGGAGGACTCCAAGTGTTTAA